Proteins from one Setaria italica strain Yugu1 chromosome V, Setaria_italica_v2.0, whole genome shotgun sequence genomic window:
- the LOC101768827 gene encoding angiomotin-like, with protein sequence MTMPSSSPIAQDRATRTFASPPCTACHLPHSSALSSTKRGLYGSPQDLQCRVSPPHALGLRSTGTRAEAVLANPSAAVPDVTAGAGATTPDAADPVDDRGARAVVSVLIAAAAVVIADTRPALSAAATVSVAAAGVVVPVSIAAAVSVAAAGAGVPISAAAAVSVVATGVGIPVSAAAAVSVAATGASAPISAATVRAPSMANALDTDSFPTGSSASSSRSITSPSGGTPGAAPCPTGSAAEVEGGTGVGPCPVPDCGTLPPVTAAEAASAGGPTASPTTPLLAAAGVTAHPTEVVDTRSAFFGASGGTKSRGAAL encoded by the coding sequence ATGACAAtgccgtccagctcccccatcgcGCAAGACAGGGCAACGCGGACATTTGCAAGCCCGCcttgcaccgcctgccacttaccCCACTCCTCGGCATTGTCTAGCACGAAGAGGGGCCTCTACGGGTCCCCACAGGACCTCCAGTGCAGGGTCAGCCCACCCCACGCATTGGGGTTGAGATCAACCGGGACAAGGGCGGAGGCGGTTCTAGCCAACcccagcgccgccgtccccgacgTCACCGCCGGGGCAGGCGCCACCACCCCTGACGCCGCCGACCCCGTCGATGACCGTGGCGCACGCGCCGTTGTCTCCGTCCTCATCGCCGCAGCCGCCGTTGTCATCGCCGACACGCGTCCCGCTCTCTCCGCCGCTGCCACTGTCTCCGTCGCAGCCGCCGGAGTTGTCGTTCCCGTCTCTATTGCCGCCGCGGTCTCCGTCGCGGCCGCTGGGGCAGGCGTCCCCAtctctgccgctgccgctgtctCCGTCGTGGCCACTGGGGTGGGCATtcccgtctccgccgccgccgccgtctccgtcgCGGCCACTGGGGCAAGTGCCCCTatctccgccgccaccgtccgaGCCCCCTCCATGGCCAACGCTCTGGACACCGACTCTTTCCCGACtggctcctccgcctcgtcatcGAGGTCTATCACCTCGCCGAGCGGAGGAACCCCAGGGGCAGCACCTTGTCCCACAGGGTCGGCTGCGGAGGTAGAAGGCGGAACAGGGGTCGGTCCCTGCCCTGTGCCCGACTGCGGCACCCTTCCTCCGGTCACCGCCGCAGAGGCCGCCTCTGCGGGAGGCCCCACGGCCTCTCCGACGACACCgcttctcgccgccgccggggtcaCGGCCCACCCTACGGAGGTGGTCGACACCCGgagcgccttcttcggcgccagcggcgggacgAAGTCCCGAGGAGCGGCGCTGTGA